One window from the genome of Argonema galeatum A003/A1 encodes:
- a CDS encoding WD40 repeat domain-containing protein, which yields MPKVIASSTSTKTLRHSRYPVNSIVFIPRRNILASGGYDDISTDGREGTIKLWNLDNGQLLRTLTGHTDEVRAIASSPDGNILASGSHDNTIKLWNPNNGQLLRTLTGHSDWVASVAISPDGKTLASASFDKTIKIWDLHTGQLLRTLTGHSAPVQSVAFSPIPPNPPSQGGLGGILASASNDKTVKLWNLRTGQLQNTLTEHTNFVLCVAISPDGKTLVSAGYDKTIKLWNLRTGKLQNTLKGHSDLVPSIAISADGKILASVEGSWDNTVKLWDLRTGEFLRDLQAHKSNVVIKGESLAFSPDGRGGFANPPLLASGNNDGIIEIWQVDR from the coding sequence TTGCCCAAAGTCATAGCCTCCTCCACTTCCACCAAAACTCTCAGGCATTCGCGCTATCCGGTCAATTCGATCGTTTTTATCCCGCGCCGCAACATCCTTGCCAGTGGCGGATATGATGACATCAGCACAGACGGTCGGGAAGGCACCATCAAGCTGTGGAACCTAGACAACGGCCAACTGCTACGCACTCTCACCGGACATACAGACGAGGTGCGTGCGATCGCGTCCAGCCCAGATGGAAACATTTTAGCTTCCGGCAGCCATGACAACACCATCAAGCTGTGGAACCCCAATAACGGACAACTGCTACGCACCCTCACCGGACATTCCGACTGGGTTGCTTCCGTCGCCATCAGTCCCGATGGAAAAACCTTAGCCAGTGCCAGTTTTGACAAGACCATCAAAATTTGGGATCTGCACACCGGACAACTGCTGCGTACCCTCACGGGACATTCCGCCCCAGTGCAGTCCGTTGCTTTTAGTCCGATCCCCCCCAACCCCCCTTCACAAGGGGGGCTAGGGGGGATCTTAGCCAGCGCTAGCAATGACAAAACCGTTAAACTGTGGAACCTACGCACCGGACAATTGCAAAATACCCTCACCGAACATACCAACTTCGTGTTGTGCGTTGCCATCAGTCCAGATGGTAAAACCTTGGTAAGTGCTGGTTATGACAAAACTATTAAATTATGGAACTTACGCACCGGCAAACTGCAAAATACTCTCAAAGGCCATTCTGACCTGGTGCCATCGATCGCAATTAGCGCCGATGGCAAAATTTTAGCCAGCGTAGAGGGCAGTTGGGACAACACCGTTAAGTTATGGGATTTGCGTACTGGCGAATTTCTGCGCGACTTGCAGGCACACAAAAGCAATGTTGTAATTAAGGGTGAGAGTCTCGCCTTTAGTCCCGACGGTAGGGGCGGGTTTGCAAACCCGCCCCTACTCGCCAGCGGTAATAATGACGGAATAATCGAAATTTGGCAGGTGGATAGATGA
- a CDS encoding DUF29 domain-containing protein, whose amino-acid sequence MKTPTEQTTSTLYDRDYQLWLETTIQQLRDGQFPNVDWENLFEELESMGRNNRRAVKSLLTRLWEHLLKLGYWESEREYNANKWKSEITTFRQEIRDELADSPSLKPYLGEIFSVTYLDAKKVIARLIDRPLDFFPEAPPTSLEQVLNEDWFFDLQTYN is encoded by the coding sequence ATGAAAACACCGACAGAACAAACTACGTCAACCTTATACGATCGAGATTATCAACTCTGGCTAGAGACAACTATACAACAATTGCGCGACGGACAGTTTCCCAATGTCGATTGGGAAAATTTATTTGAAGAGTTGGAAAGCATGGGTAGAAACAACCGACGAGCGGTTAAAAGCCTCCTAACGCGACTCTGGGAACACTTACTCAAGCTTGGTTACTGGGAATCAGAAAGAGAATACAACGCTAACAAATGGAAATCGGAAATAACAACGTTTCGTCAAGAAATTAGAGATGAATTAGCAGATAGCCCTAGCTTAAAACCTTATTTGGGTGAAATTTTTTCAGTGACTTACCTAGATGCCAAAAAGGTTATCGCTCGTTTAATCGATCGGCCTCTTGATTTTTTCCCAGAAGCACCCCCCACATCTTTAGAACAAGTTTTAAACGAAGATTGGTTTTTCGACCTACAAACCTACAACTGA
- a CDS encoding CHAT domain-containing protein — MYHHFKRFSLFTATLLFSLLLTPSEWKSSHLLLAQSIAVSQNNTVGVDRLFERGVAQYRSGEFQAALQTYQQVLAIRRNQKDKAGIAATLNKIGEVYTSLADYDKALSNLQAALTIRKELRDRSGIGETLNNIGFVYRQLGDYPKALELNQQALAIAKQIGNRAIEGEALHNIAAIYAAQGDYDKALELYQQALAIRQEVGDKRDEGRTLNNIGGVYSSLAEYNQALEYYQQALAIRQTIKDKAGIGRLLSNIGLVYRQLSQYPKALEYYQQALPILQEIDDKASVGSTINGIGVIYENLGQYDKALEAYQQSLEIAKEIGDKVGIGNTLDNVGGISYSLGKYPQALEYYQQAIAIRKQIGDRAGVGNSLNNIGGVYYNLGQYPQALELLQQALAIRKEIGDKAGEGRALDAIGIINDNLKDYNKALEYYQQALAISQQIGDKAAEGDALDHIGGVSSNLGQYSQGQEFLQQALAIRQQIGDKAGEGRTINSIGGVYYSLRQYPKALKFLQQSLVILQEVGDKTGESIALGNIGYLLEKQTQSTLAIIFYKQAVNVTESIRKDLKILSLEQQKSFTDTVADTYRRLADLLLKQNRVSEAQQVLDLLKVQEVDEYLRNVRGNDQTAKGVDFLPQEQQISEKYSQAVQLGKELAQLRSIPDSQRTQTQQQRIAELERMQQQEKPELNEFVRSPDVVALVQQLNQKSKGENLNLPNLNRVQENLRQVEKPAVLLYPLILEDRIELVLVTANSAPIHRSAPVKRLVVKQAIAQFRQALQNPSTDATIPARQLYNLLIKPIEKDISNAKAQTIIYAPDGQLRYIPLAALFDGKQWLVQRYAINYITAASLTNLTPAPRHTPHVLAGAFTRGNYNFPVGNNEFSFAGLPFAGREVNNLAANIDNTLILLDNAFNREAVLPRLNDYNIVHFATHAAFVTGQPEESFILFGDGSRVSLRDVESWSLPNVDLVVLSACETGVGGQLGNGKEILGFGYQMQKAGAKAAIASLWSVSDGGTQVLMDTFYAALRKGNITKAEALREAQIALITNNSTTGDEQRGIAVRARAEGSVSRIANRLNHPFYWAPFILIGNGF, encoded by the coding sequence ATGTACCATCATTTTAAGCGCTTTAGCCTGTTTACTGCGACGCTGTTGTTTTCTCTACTCCTGACACCTTCTGAGTGGAAAAGCTCACATCTTTTGTTGGCGCAGTCGATCGCAGTTTCCCAGAATAATACTGTTGGGGTAGATCGATTATTTGAACGAGGTGTCGCCCAATATCGTTCCGGTGAGTTTCAAGCTGCACTGCAAACATATCAACAAGTTTTGGCAATTCGCAGAAACCAAAAAGATAAAGCTGGTATCGCCGCTACCCTCAACAAAATCGGCGAAGTTTACACCAGTTTAGCCGACTATGACAAAGCTTTGTCAAATTTGCAAGCAGCTTTAACTATTCGTAAAGAACTGCGCGATCGATCCGGTATTGGCGAAACTCTCAACAACATCGGTTTTGTTTATCGCCAATTAGGTGATTATCCCAAAGCATTAGAATTAAATCAACAAGCTTTGGCAATTGCTAAACAAATCGGTAACCGTGCAATTGAAGGAGAAGCGCTGCACAACATAGCTGCCATTTACGCGGCACAAGGTGATTATGACAAAGCCTTAGAATTATATCAACAAGCTTTAGCAATTCGCCAGGAAGTAGGAGACAAACGAGACGAAGGACGCACCCTTAATAATATCGGCGGCGTCTACTCTAGTTTAGCAGAATATAATCAAGCCCTAGAATACTATCAACAAGCTTTAGCGATTCGTCAAACCATCAAAGATAAAGCTGGTATCGGACGCCTCCTCAGCAATATTGGATTAGTTTATCGCCAACTAAGTCAGTATCCGAAAGCGCTGGAATACTATCAACAAGCTTTACCCATTCTCCAAGAAATTGACGATAAAGCTAGCGTTGGTAGTACTATCAACGGCATAGGCGTCATTTACGAAAATTTAGGTCAATATGATAAAGCTTTAGAAGCTTATCAGCAATCTTTGGAAATTGCCAAAGAGATTGGCGACAAAGTTGGTATTGGCAACACTCTCGATAATGTTGGCGGTATTTCTTATAGTCTAGGAAAATATCCTCAAGCGCTTGAATATTATCAACAAGCAATAGCAATTCGCAAACAAATTGGCGATCGCGCTGGCGTGGGAAACTCTCTCAATAATATTGGCGGTGTTTACTATAACTTAGGTCAATATCCCCAAGCATTAGAATTATTGCAGCAAGCATTGGCGATTCGTAAAGAAATAGGAGATAAGGCGGGAGAAGGTCGGGCTTTGGATGCGATCGGCATTATTAACGATAATCTCAAAGATTATAACAAAGCCCTGGAATATTATCAACAAGCTTTAGCAATTTCCCAACAAATTGGCGATAAAGCTGCTGAGGGAGACGCACTCGATCATATTGGCGGCGTCTCTTCTAATTTGGGACAATATTCCCAAGGACAAGAGTTTTTACAGCAAGCATTAGCAATTCGTCAACAAATTGGCGACAAAGCGGGAGAAGGTCGCACCATTAACAGTATTGGCGGCGTTTATTACAGTTTGCGTCAGTATCCCAAAGCCCTGAAATTTTTACAACAATCTTTAGTTATTCTGCAAGAAGTAGGCGACAAAACTGGAGAAAGTATAGCCCTCGGTAACATCGGTTATTTGTTAGAAAAACAAACTCAGTCAACCTTGGCAATTATCTTCTACAAACAAGCGGTTAATGTTACAGAATCTATCCGCAAAGATTTAAAAATCCTGTCTCTAGAACAACAAAAATCTTTCACAGATACTGTTGCAGACACCTATCGCCGATTAGCCGATTTGTTACTAAAACAGAATCGCGTTTCGGAAGCACAACAAGTTTTGGATTTACTGAAAGTTCAAGAGGTAGACGAGTATCTCCGAAATGTGCGTGGAAATGACCAAACAGCAAAAGGCGTTGATTTTTTGCCGCAAGAACAACAGATTTCTGAAAAATACTCCCAAGCGGTGCAATTAGGTAAAGAATTGGCACAATTACGCAGCATTCCAGATAGCCAACGCACACAGACTCAGCAACAAAGGATTGCCGAATTGGAGAGAATGCAGCAGCAAGAAAAGCCAGAATTGAATGAGTTTGTCCGCAGTCCAGATGTTGTGGCGTTGGTGCAGCAGTTGAATCAGAAATCTAAGGGAGAAAATTTAAATCTGCCCAATTTAAATCGCGTACAGGAGAACTTGCGGCAGGTGGAAAAACCAGCTGTACTGCTTTATCCGTTAATTTTAGAAGACAGAATCGAATTGGTGCTGGTGACTGCTAATTCAGCGCCAATACATCGATCGGCCCCTGTAAAACGGCTGGTAGTAAAACAAGCGATCGCACAATTTCGCCAAGCTTTACAAAACCCCTCTACCGATGCTACCATACCAGCACGTCAGTTATATAATTTACTAATTAAACCAATAGAAAAAGACATCTCGAATGCCAAAGCTCAAACAATAATATATGCCCCAGATGGACAATTGCGCTACATTCCTTTAGCAGCACTTTTTGATGGCAAACAATGGCTAGTGCAGCGTTATGCCATTAACTACATCACCGCCGCCAGTTTGACTAACTTAACCCCCGCACCCAGACATACCCCCCACGTTTTAGCCGGTGCTTTTACCAGAGGTAATTACAACTTTCCAGTAGGAAATAATGAATTTTCTTTCGCCGGACTACCCTTTGCAGGTCGGGAAGTAAACAATTTGGCAGCGAATATTGACAACACACTTATATTATTAGATAATGCCTTTAATCGCGAAGCAGTTCTTCCCCGCCTGAATGATTACAACATCGTTCATTTTGCGACTCATGCTGCCTTCGTCACAGGTCAACCGGAAGAATCTTTTATTCTGTTTGGCGATGGTAGTCGCGTTAGTCTCCGCGATGTCGAAAGTTGGTCATTACCGAATGTAGATTTAGTAGTGCTAAGTGCTTGCGAAACTGGCGTCGGAGGTCAGCTGGGTAATGGAAAAGAGATTTTGGGCTTTGGTTACCAAATGCAAAAAGCTGGTGCTAAGGCAGCTATAGCCTCATTGTGGTCAGTTTCGGATGGTGGCACTCAAGTGTTGATGGATACCTTTTACGCAGCATTGCGAAAGGGCAACATTACAAAAGCCGAAGCTTTGCGCGAAGCTCAAATCGCTTTAATTACCAACAACTCTACAACAGGAGACGAACAGCGAGGCATCGCCGTGCGTGCGCGTGCTGAGGGGAGTGTATCGCGGATCGCAAATCGCCTCAATCATCCCTTTTACTGGGCACCATTCATTTTAATTGGCAATGGATTTTAG
- a CDS encoding tetratricopeptide repeat protein translates to MASQTSLVDELSWWNNFISSHHLDPKAYIRRGTINFKLAKIDESIQDFDTAEKLDPTVAPYLWQRGLSFYYAEKFEEGAKQFQLDLSVNSQDVEETVWRYLCIARLKGAALARNSLLTVKNEPRFVMNWVYELYAGNCTPEEVFAACEKDGKRGKFYSHLYLGLYYEAESDVERSKDYIVKAVKEYQLDDYMWYLAKVHQQLRGWV, encoded by the coding sequence ATGGCTAGTCAAACTTCACTCGTTGATGAACTGTCTTGGTGGAACAACTTCATTAGCTCTCACCATCTTGACCCAAAGGCTTACATTCGGCGTGGCACGATAAATTTTAAACTCGCTAAAATTGATGAGTCTATTCAAGATTTTGACACAGCAGAAAAGCTCGACCCAACAGTCGCGCCATACCTGTGGCAGCGCGGCTTGTCCTTCTATTATGCCGAGAAATTTGAGGAAGGTGCCAAGCAGTTTCAGTTGGACTTGAGCGTGAATTCTCAAGACGTAGAGGAGACTGTATGGCGATATCTTTGCATCGCTCGACTTAAGGGTGCAGCCCTAGCGCGAAATTCACTCCTTACGGTAAAAAACGAGCCGCGATTCGTGATGAATTGGGTGTACGAACTGTATGCGGGAAATTGTACTCCAGAGGAGGTTTTTGCTGCGTGTGAGAAAGATGGTAAACGCGGCAAATTTTACAGCCATCTTTACCTGGGATTGTACTATGAAGCAGAGTCGGATGTAGAGCGTTCAAAGGATTATATTGTCAAAGCGGTTAAAGAGTACCAACTCGATGACTATATGTGGTATTTGGCGAAGGTACACCAACAGTTGCGAGGCTGGGTTTAA
- a CDS encoding trypsin-like peptidase domain-containing protein gives MKFSYGLSAALIGAAIVVVQSQIAVTQQQTLDDKAIGEMAKDVTVLINGQNPGSGVIISKQGNNYYALTAKHVVATQDQYEIVTSDAKTHPLNYSTVKKLPGIDLAVVQFTSDQNYRVAELGDSDGVTEGATVYIAGWPRPGRAIAQAIYQMTKGSISGRPLQALEDGYGLVYTNITRAGMSGGPVLDGQGRLVGIHGRAEGEPVFNPETGATVDVKSGFNLAIPISTFLKAAPQSGINLSYLGDNFSPEKVLSGHTELVRSVAISPDGQILASSSSDNTIKIWNTSTGKELRTLTGHSKPVWQIAMSPDGQTLASSSNDATIKIWNLGTGQLLHNIINGDSTSNSSVSSLAFSPDNQTFASAGYEPQRNIIKIWNKSTGKELRTLTGHSNYVNAVAFSADGKTLASASADKTIKLWNANTGELLRTFTGHSNYITCVAISRFGQIVASGSADNTIKIWNANTGELLRTLEGHSAIVRSIAIDPYAHILASGSDDGTIKIWSLHTGQLVRTLEVRNSQRQLIEVNSLAFSNDGQMMISSGGVGLSIWQVKR, from the coding sequence ATGAAATTTTCCTATGGATTATCGGCGGCGTTAATCGGTGCGGCAATTGTAGTAGTGCAATCTCAAATAGCCGTAACGCAACAACAAACATTAGATGATAAAGCCATTGGCGAAATGGCTAAAGATGTCACAGTTCTGATTAACGGCCAAAATCCGGGGTCAGGCGTAATTATTTCCAAGCAAGGCAACAATTACTACGCCCTCACTGCCAAGCACGTTGTGGCAACCCAAGATCAATACGAAATCGTCACTTCCGATGCCAAGACACATCCCTTGAACTATAGTACGGTCAAAAAATTGCCTGGGATTGACTTAGCCGTTGTTCAGTTCACCAGCGACCAAAACTATCGCGTTGCGGAATTAGGCGATTCCGATGGAGTGACCGAGGGCGCTACAGTTTATATTGCCGGTTGGCCCCGTCCCGGACGTGCGATCGCACAAGCCATTTACCAAATGACCAAAGGTAGCATTTCCGGTCGTCCCCTGCAAGCATTAGAAGATGGTTACGGTTTAGTTTATACCAACATCACCCGTGCGGGCATGAGCGGTGGCCCCGTATTGGACGGACAAGGGCGCTTGGTTGGCATTCACGGACGGGCGGAAGGAGAACCTGTTTTTAATCCAGAAACTGGGGCAACAGTTGATGTTAAATCTGGATTTAATTTGGCAATTCCTATTAGCACATTTCTGAAAGCAGCGCCACAGTCAGGAATTAACTTATCTTACTTAGGAGACAACTTTTCTCCAGAAAAAGTCCTCTCCGGGCATACAGAATTGGTTCGGAGTGTCGCTATCAGCCCAGATGGTCAAATTTTAGCGAGTAGCAGTTCCGACAACACCATCAAAATTTGGAACACAAGTACTGGCAAAGAGTTGCGTACTCTCACCGGACATTCCAAGCCCGTTTGGCAAATTGCTATGAGTCCAGATGGTCAGACTCTCGCCAGCAGCAGTAATGACGCAACCATAAAGATATGGAATCTAGGTACTGGGCAACTGCTGCACAACATCATCAATGGGGACTCAACATCTAATTCAAGTGTTAGTTCTCTCGCCTTTAGTCCCGATAATCAAACTTTCGCCAGTGCTGGTTACGAACCTCAAAGAAACATCATCAAGATTTGGAACAAAAGCACTGGCAAAGAGTTGCGTACTCTCACCGGACATAGCAATTATGTTAATGCTGTTGCCTTTAGTGCGGATGGTAAGACTCTCGCTAGCGCTAGTGCCGATAAAACTATCAAACTTTGGAATGCAAACACGGGAGAATTGCTGCGTACTTTCACCGGACATTCAAATTATATTACTTGCGTCGCAATCAGTCGTTTTGGACAAATTGTTGCCAGCGGTAGTGCTGACAATACTATCAAAATTTGGAACGCCAACACCGGAGAATTATTGCGTACTTTAGAAGGACATTCTGCGATAGTGAGGTCTATTGCTATTGACCCCTACGCACATATCCTCGCTAGTGGCAGCGATGACGGTACAATCAAAATTTGGAGTCTGCATACGGGTCAACTGGTGCGTACCCTGGAAGTCCGTAATTCTCAAAGGCAACTCATAGAAGTTAATTCTTTAGCTTTCAGCAATGATGGGCAAATGATGATTAGTAGCGGTGGAGTTGGTTTAAGCATTTGGCAGGTGAAGCGATGA
- a CDS encoding winged helix-turn-helix domain-containing protein, translated as MNTREKIFRAIVQQPGLTTREIMAIAQLSRTNTREHLQKLESLSLIYSQLDANNPNKHRYYPVGGSEETKI; from the coding sequence ATGAACACCCGCGAAAAAATTTTTAGAGCGATAGTACAACAACCAGGACTGACTACACGCGAAATAATGGCTATCGCGCAACTTTCGCGCACAAACACACGCGAGCATCTGCAAAAGCTGGAAAGCTTGAGCTTGATCTATTCCCAACTGGATGCGAACAATCCTAACAAACATCGTTACTACCCAGTTGGTGGCTCAGAGGAAACTAAAATTTAA
- a CDS encoding S-layer homology domain-containing protein, with protein MSKNRLPSILLLFPAIIISPLAAVALPTTATPSTAPNYGCISGYSNGTYQGNRPLTRYEFAAAMNACLNQIDRQLENNPADRATKEDLVELTDRINRDRQELQNLSDRLADWGAGGEKSVSPIITRNKRFLIKKPAEQHNLKTRYFL; from the coding sequence ATGTCCAAAAATAGATTACCAAGTATATTATTGCTATTTCCAGCAATAATAATCAGTCCTTTGGCAGCAGTAGCACTTCCTACCACCGCAACACCCTCAACTGCGCCGAATTACGGTTGCATCAGCGGGTATAGCAACGGCACTTATCAAGGAAATCGTCCCCTAACTCGCTACGAATTTGCCGCAGCCATGAATGCTTGCCTAAATCAAATCGATCGGCAACTTGAAAACAATCCAGCCGATCGGGCCACAAAAGAAGACTTAGTTGAGCTAACCGATCGCATAAACCGCGATCGCCAGGAATTGCAAAACTTGAGCGATCGCCTAGCAGATTGGGGGGCTGGGGGGGAGAAAAGCGTAAGTCCTATTATCACAAGAAATAAACGGTTCCTAATAAAAAAACCAGCAGAACAACATAATCTGAAAACCAGATATTTCCTTTAA
- a CDS encoding DUF1838 family protein, with protein MSLAKSTITDEQFVKVRCSTDGRTHYLEATGAMYAQPMDDDEPLHLFDFLGVDISRCIKDEANSRWTLVSRKITLYLDRETGAILKSWQNPWTGETLNVLHRSYDYQEFQIPQKLIAYIASEISYISLDFNAKLPNELANNPKYADYSPEEYLRASDSYKFIFPTKMLDDSEVSPSENRSVALSYYRMGPWEPWMKMKGKPGFLVLNYTGSKTDVFEELAPTIKTIIEERMPLFREAPSCRLDRSIATSWSRFEEQFDAYLQGEEFPLPAPMKDELCL; from the coding sequence ATGAGCTTAGCCAAATCGACTATTACTGATGAGCAGTTTGTCAAGGTACGTTGCAGCACTGACGGCAGAACTCACTATTTAGAAGCTACAGGTGCCATGTACGCTCAACCGATGGATGATGATGAACCGCTGCACTTGTTTGATTTTCTGGGCGTGGATATCTCGCGCTGCATTAAGGATGAAGCGAATTCGCGTTGGACTTTGGTGAGTCGTAAAATTACTCTTTATCTCGATCGCGAAACAGGTGCAATTTTAAAGTCTTGGCAAAATCCTTGGACTGGCGAGACACTTAACGTCTTGCACCGTTCTTATGACTACCAGGAATTCCAGATTCCCCAAAAATTAATAGCTTACATAGCTTCCGAAATCTCTTACATATCATTAGATTTTAACGCTAAACTGCCTAACGAGTTAGCAAACAATCCTAAATATGCCGATTATTCGCCCGAAGAATATCTGCGAGCGTCAGATTCCTACAAATTCATTTTTCCGACCAAGATGCTTGATGATAGCGAAGTAAGTCCAAGTGAAAACCGTTCCGTAGCGCTATCTTATTATCGCATGGGGCCGTGGGAACCTTGGATGAAAATGAAGGGTAAGCCTGGGTTTCTTGTATTGAACTACACTGGTAGCAAAACTGATGTATTTGAGGAGTTAGCTCCAACTATAAAAACAATAATTGAAGAGAGGATGCCTTTATTTCGCGAAGCTCCTTCCTGTAGATTAGACCGTTCGATCGCCACCAGCTGGAGTCGTTTTGAAGAACAGTTTGATGCTTACTTACAAGGGGAGGAATTTCCTTTGCCAGCACCAATGAAGGATGAGCTTTGCCTATAA
- a CDS encoding murein transglycosylase A, translating to MNNPIEKTLALIILSLGMTLISFYLSIKPLDKGSEERVKKNPLASSTIPNLPGSSVMPLRLIPELEDLVGFDEQLWGKNDRSPDKEALLKSIAQSLRYLQTDDAAAVYRRYPDAEITRDRVIRSLKRFRDLVKQSNSPTELQAAAKREFVFYQSIGRDGLGNVLFTAYYEPIHQASRVRGPEYRYPIYRLPPNLKFWPRPHPTREQLEGKDGLQGSQGRLRGLELFWLRDRLEAYLIHIEGSARLQLTDGTETSVGYAGNTAYNYKSIGLELANDGKLPLEGMTMPTILEYFKKYPEELNNYLPRDRSFVFFQENHGGPAMGSIHVPLTAERSIATDKSLMPPGALALIYASIPFVNSASRIEYRIVTRYVLDQDTGGAIKGGGRVDYFLGTGKVAGDRAGVTVGNGQLYYLLLKK from the coding sequence ATGAATAATCCGATCGAAAAGACGCTTGCTTTAATTATCCTCAGCCTGGGAATGACTCTGATAAGTTTTTACTTATCCATAAAACCGTTGGATAAGGGGTCGGAAGAGCGGGTAAAAAAGAACCCGCTTGCATCTTCGACCATTCCCAATTTACCAGGGTCATCAGTTATGCCGCTGCGACTTATCCCTGAGTTGGAAGATCTAGTGGGTTTCGATGAGCAGTTGTGGGGGAAAAACGATCGATCTCCAGATAAAGAGGCGCTTTTGAAGTCGATCGCGCAGAGTCTGCGTTACTTGCAAACTGACGATGCTGCTGCTGTTTATCGGCGGTATCCTGACGCGGAGATTACACGCGATCGCGTAATTCGCAGCCTCAAAAGATTCCGAGATTTGGTGAAGCAGTCTAATTCACCGACGGAACTTCAGGCAGCTGCGAAACGCGAGTTTGTCTTCTATCAATCTATTGGGAGAGACGGTTTGGGAAATGTTTTGTTTACCGCTTACTATGAGCCAATTCATCAAGCTAGTCGAGTCCGAGGGCCAGAGTATCGCTATCCTATATATAGGTTGCCACCAAATTTAAAGTTTTGGCCCAGACCGCACCCCACACGCGAACAGCTGGAAGGAAAGGATGGTTTGCAAGGTTCTCAAGGTCGGTTGCGGGGGTTAGAATTGTTCTGGTTGCGCGATCGCCTGGAAGCATACCTGATTCATATCGAAGGTTCTGCGCGACTTCAGCTAACTGATGGCACCGAAACTTCGGTGGGGTATGCGGGTAATACGGCTTACAACTATAAAAGTATCGGGCTAGAACTGGCAAATGATGGAAAATTGCCTTTAGAGGGTATGACGATGCCGACTATACTTGAGTATTTCAAAAAGTATCCAGAGGAACTGAATAACTATCTGCCACGCGATCGCAGTTTTGTTTTTTTCCAAGAAAATCACGGTGGCCCTGCTATGGGCAGCATTCATGTACCGCTAACAGCAGAACGATCGATCGCAACGGATAAATCTCTAATGCCTCCCGGTGCTTTAGCGCTAATTTATGCGTCCATTCCTTTCGTCAATTCTGCCTCAAGGATAGAATATCGCATTGTGACGCGCTATGTGCTTGACCAAGACACGGGAGGCGCTATAAAAGGAGGGGGGCGTGTTGATTATTTTCTGGGAACTGGGAAGGTGGCAGGCGATCGCGCTGGCGTAACTGTCGGTAATGGGCAATTATATTATTTGCTGCTGAAAAAATAA